Sequence from the uncultured Bacteroides sp. genome:
TACTCATTCATAAAATGATAACCACCCCGTCTTCCTGCTGTGGCATCCAGATTAAAAATTACGTGATGCTGAGTCTGTTCCAATACAGTGTCAAAAAGTTTCCGCAGATTCTTTTCTGCTTTTTTGGTGGGGATTTGAAGACCATCAATCTTAAAACATTCGATGCCATATTGGTGATACAGACCTATGATAACATCTGCATCTTTCTGCCAATCGGCAAAATCATGCTGAACACTCGGATTAAACCAAAGACCAATACGTATACCCAATTTCTTTCCTTTCTCTACGATTGGTTTCAGACCACGAGGAAATTTCACGGAATTAGGGACCCAATAATCTTGGTTTTTCCAAATATCTTTAAAACTTCCTCCAGATGTCTTTGAATTAGGACTTTTTCCACTTTGCCAACCGTCATCCAATTGAAATACGGTCACACCCAAACGGGCAGCCTTATCTAATTCTGAAAGACAAAATTTTTCATCTATCTTGGCATCCTGGCTTCTGTCACCCCAAGTGTTGAGCATAATCATTTCGTCTTGTTTTGCTGTTTGCAAACGCAATTGCTTCTGATATTTTCTCAATGTCATTAGCGCTTCGCGTTCTCCACCTGTATAGACACCGGTAACACAACCATATAAACGAGTCCATTCCTCTTCCTGTATATCAGAAGCCGTGACTCCAAGACCTACGACCATGAAATCACTGAAGTCCGCCACAAAATCAGATCCATTGTAGTGTAATTGTGTACTGCTGCAGGGTGCTTCTTTAAGGAAGAAAAAACCTTTTCCTCCCAATTCATCATTGGCAAATAACAGATTCCCCTTAAATGTGTTACGACGATAAGGAAACCATTCTCGTTCAGTAACAAGATTGTCATTCCAATCGGTATAATCGAAGAACTCTACGGTACGGACCTTCCAATGATTTCCATCCAACTGTAAACGATCCAATGTAGGAGTCTGAACTCCGATATTCATGTCACCGATGGATTCAATATTCTTGCGATCCACATTTGACTCAACCACTCCATGGTTATAACCTTCCAAATGACCCTTTAAATAGGTATCACAGGCTATGGCAGAACAATCTGCGTAGATTTTATATTTGCGTTCTACACTTAAAGAACCATAGGAACACGTAATGCTAGCCTCGAGGTAAGTCGGATGAATACCATTTGAGGGGATGGTCTTGGCTGAAAATCTAGCCTTTTCTGGATCGCCTTTTACCAACGCAAAATCGGGATTTGTACCCTTCGTACATAACTTTTGACCATTTATTTTGTTTCGTAAATAGACGGTTATGGGATTACCTGAGTTCCACAACATACAACGTTCTATCTGTGCGTTACCTATTTTCAAGGTATCCCCTTCCAGATGTGCATAATAGGGCTGTCCGCCATAAAGCGGAAGTCCTACTATGAATATGATGAATGTAAATAAAAAAATCTTTTTTATCATATATCTAAGGTTTCAAGAAGGCACGTGGTACCTCAAGCAACTTATTTGGTTCATTAAAACGCTGGTTATCGGGTACATCGTTTCGGCCTACCCCTTCTGTCATAAGTTTCTTTAATTCCGGGAGATGATGTTGATAGACTTCCCTCGGACTTATGTTATATCTGTGACAAAGAGCAGCGCCCATGCCAACGACTTCTCCCATCATACCAGTGGTTCTCATCACCCGTACTGTACCCAAAGCAACATGGGTACAACTGATGTCTCTGCCAGCCATAAAAAGATTATCTATGTTTCTGGAATACAAACAACGATAAGGAACAGCATAGGGATGTATCCATCGGTGTACAGTCTGCGACTTAAATTCATTTCCAGGGAACCATTTTGTATTCAGGGTATCGGCTAAATGTAAATCAATACTCCAGGAAGCAGTGAAGGAAGCATCCTCATGCGCCACATTCTTATCCAAGTCATCCTGTGCAAGAACGTAATCTCCCAACAAACGACGAGACTCGCGCTTTCCCGATATATAAGCAACCCAGGATAATGCCCGATTGGCATAAACAGATTTCTTTCTATCATGGTTCTTCAAATAACTCCAATTGGAATAAACAACCAACAAACCATAGTCTCTAATACGTTCGGCTTCCATAATTTGATTACGATTCATCCCGGTTTCCCATGTCCATTCCCCCCTTACCACACGCTCACAGTTGTCTGCTCCAAAACGTACACCATAAAAAAACTCTGGGAAAGGCGATTTTTTCTTTTCTTCCTTGGTATACCATTGGACAGAAGCTCCCATGACCAAGGAATCAGCTTGCAAAGGAGCCAAACTTTCATGAAATTCATCTCGTGACTCTCGTCCCATCCGCCAGTCTGCTCCAGACAAGAAGCCTATGGTTCCATCTCCAGTACAATCACTGAAAACAGATGCTTTAAGAAGGGTCTGTTCTCCCGTCTGTATGTTTCGTATCGTAACAGATTGAATTCGTTTATTTTCAACTGTGACAGCTATAGCCCGACAGAAGGCAAAAAGAGTAACGTTCTTTTCGGAAGATATAAATATATTTTTTTTATCATCTTCGTAATTGGTGGCCGGTTGTGCATTTCCTTCACGTGAATGACCAAATTCCCGAATCATTCTACCCAATCCTTTATTGGGTTCCATCTCTATTTTTCCTCCCAAATGAACGCGCACTTCAGCTGAATTATTTCCTCCCAAAACAGGACGGTCATTTACAAGAGCCACCTTACACCCTAGTCTTGCAGCAGAAACAGCTGCACACATACCTGCAATACCACCACCGACAACAACCATATCATAAATATGTTCTTCACCTCTACGAATAGGATTTAAACGCATTCTCAAGCTTTCCGTATCGTTTGTTGACCACGCTATTGGATTTTTACCTGAATCGGTCGTGAGATAAATGGCGTCACAACGTCCATTGAAACCGGTGAGATCCTGTAGCGAAAGAACTGCTTTTCCACTTTTCAATGTTACCTTACCAGCCAATTGCCATTGCCAACAATTTCCTGTATCTCCCAAGGTATAAGCCAGACTTTTCCCATTAATGGCAATCTTAAACTTTCCAGGCCCTTTCTTTTCGATCCAGGGAGATGTCCAATTATAGGTTCTGGCGTAAACATAATAGGTACCACTTTGCAACACTTTAAAATCAGTTAAAGCATCTGAAACAGGGGTGCCCATGCCATGAGCCATCAAGTAGGGTGACCCCATTTGATCCATAAACTGTTGATCGAGCACCCACCCCCCTGGACGGTTGAAGCTTTCTGCTTCAATAAGGAGTTCTGAAGCTCCAACCGTCAGGTTGCAAGCTACGGCCATGCATAATATAATTAGTTTTTTGACCATCGTAAAATAGTTTATTTGATAGTGACGTCAGATAACTTTACCCAACCATCAGTTGTCTGATACTCATCACGGGCTGAGATATAAATACCAATGGCATTGTCCTTGGTGGTATCAACAATTCCTACAGCCCAAGTATATTGACCAGCTGAAACACTGGATAGTGTGATGGCACTTGTATAGGTCTTGGGAGAACCTTTAACCCAAGTAGAAATATCAGGAGTTGAGTCTACAAAGACATAAACAGGTTTTTCTGTTGACTTATTCAGTAAAGCAAAAGCGACTTTATACTTGTCTTTCCACTGTGGAATATTGGCAGGGCAATATCCCCATCCTAGGTTTGACCAACGGTGAGTCACATAAATACTGGCTCCGGAATTAGCTGTGGCCGGAACAGACAATTTGTCGGGAAACAGGCGATAGCCTCCTTCAGCAATGAAGTCCTTTACCAAATCGAATGCCGAGTTAAACCAAGAGTGCGTTTCTCCAGAATTGACATCCGTACTGAAACGAAGGTCCATCATATTTACATTGGCACCTTTTCCTTCATTATACTCTCCTTGGCGAACCTCAGCAAAATTACTATATCCGTCACCGTTGATAGAACTACCATGAGAGGATTCTACCCAACCGCCTTCCATGATAATAGGACGAATGTAACGATAAGTAGAAGCAATACCTCTTTCCCAAGTTGAATAATAGGATTTCATACCAAAGGCATCATGACGCAAACAGAATCCTTTATTGACAGCTCGCCTGATGAGATCAGCAGCTTCATCGGTATTGGCTGTTGAAGATGCATCTTTAGATAAAAGACAGCGGTGATAATTGATGACTATTGGAACTTTAGTGAACAATTTAGCCATCAAATCCGTAATCCATTCAAATACAGCTTCCTTCGGAGTTTCATTACCAGTTGAATAAATCAATGTATGGGTTTCTCCCCAAAGTCCTAAACCAAATCCACTCACAAATTGAGTTTTATCCGGATCATTATATTCGGCTGCAAAATCGGTCAGGAACTTCTCATATTTTACCTGAAAAACAGGATCATCCGGATAGGGTGACCATACTTGTACACTTCCTGTCGTAGACGTATAACCTTTTGCTCCCGCATCTTTAACATAAGCCGGAGTAAAGTTATAATGCTTGTCCCTGCTATCAACCACAAAGGTAAAAGCGAGTTTCAAGTTTCGTTCTTTGGCTCCGTCTACCAACATGCGGAAACGCTGAGCCGGTTTGGTATTTACACCATTTTGCCAGATATAAACGCCTTCTTCCGGATTGAAATCACTCCAGGCTCCACGAATATACAATGTATTACCATAATCTGCTACCTTTATCTTTCCTTCTGACGAGTCAAAATTGTCATACAGACTCCAGAAATTATCCATCATTCCATCACCAATACCTGAATAAATGACCCATCCTTGCATGGGGTTACGCTGGAGTTTGTAACGCTCAGGCTTGATGTTTACAATCTGGTTTCCTGCAATTTCCCAGTTATATCCAGTCGTTTGGGCTTCGTCTTCATCGGAACAAGATGTTCCGATGAAGAGTATAGAAGCCAATAATGACATAGACAGTACTGTCAGTTTATTTTTCAATATCTTATTCATAATATTATTTATTCTGAGATGTTATACTATTTTTTATCAAAGACAACCGTGAGCTTGTCAATATCCACCACAATGTAATTACATCCTTCCGGTATAACGAAGTAAGCGTAACGGTTATCGCCCTGTCCAGCCTTCAGGGTTTCAATTTTACCGATTAGGGCATTGATATAACCATTGTAGTCATTTCGCTTGGCATCGGCAGTTGAACCAAAAGCATATACGTTGTTATTCTTGTTATCTGTGGTAAATTTCACAGAAGCAGTTACAGAATTACCGCGTTCATCTTTTGCAGAACTGCGTGGAAGCGCACCACCCTTGTATACAAATACGTTTGGATTAGCCACACTCTGAATCAAGTTATACTTCGACTCATAACCTGTAAAGACTCCGGCATCATATGCAAAGCCATTGAAGGTTCCATACATGTACAATACATTTACTTCCTGCTTGTATGGATTGAGACCCAAAGTGGTATTATTCCAAGAGATGGTCTTAGACTTAAGGTCCGTAGCAGCTGAATAAATGGCAATAGTTTTGTCTTCTTTGTTCACGACAATTCGGTAGTCTCCCTCTGCCGGTATCGTCCAGTAACGAGAGTTGGTGTTCGTTGTAGTTGTTTGAGCAAAGGTAGAGGTCTTACCATCCTCAATATCATGACTGCTTGCCAACTGAGGAACAATCGACATATGCTGTTCACCCTCAAAGGTTAATGGGATATACAGACTACCTCCTGCAAGATGCCCACGCCAAGCATAAAGATTGTCATTTTCCAGAGTTTTACCCAGTTCTATCTGCTCTGCACCTACTGCTGTACCTGCTAAATAGAGATGATCGGCTTCCACTACGGCACCGGCTGCAACAACCTTAACGGTATGTTTAGTCAAGTTCACGGAGATACGATAAGTGCCTTCCTCTAAAATTTTCCAAGAATTGGCCTTAGAACGATCAGTGATAATAGCTGGCATTTCACTCAAAGTAGTTTTCAGGTCGGCTATCTCCGGACCAATGGCATTGTTCTCATCCGCATTGGTTACAGGGAAATTCAAACTACCTGCGGTCAATAGACCCTCGTAGGAATAAATCTTATTATCCACATCTGTACAAGTTAATTCAATATCTGATGAACCTACAGCGGTACCTCCCATATACAAATGGTCGGCAGCAAACTGCTTGGGTCCATACGTTTTGAAACGTAGCGTAGCAGTTGCAATGTCCGGTACAATCAAACGAGGGCCTTCAAAAGAGGCCGTAATGGTGAAAAGGACTTCACCCACAGTGCTGGTGGTCAAACCAAAATGATTAACCAGAATATCCTGTAACTCTTTATTGGTATAGGATCTCAGAAAATGACTGTCATCCTCATATTCCTCTATATCACCAGCTTTACTTCCAATGAGCTGCATCTGATATTTGTAGGTTGTAATGTATTCATTACCGAAATCATGTGCCGGTGACCAACTCAAAGTAAAAGCTGTCTCATCGGCTTTACTCTCATCCAACTTAATATAATCGCCGGAGGGTTCAAGCTGAATCTCGGACTGATTCCGAGAGAAGACATTGTCAATCTCGGATGTACAAGACGTAGACAAAAGCGTAAGCATTGCCGTAACCGTCATACCAAAGGTTTTATATATTTTATATGCTTTCATAAAAAAATCTTATTATCATTATTAATGAATTTACCGTCTGATTAATATCCGAGATTATTTGTCAAATTTGGACATAATTCCATATCATGGGTGGGAATAGGCCACAGATATTCTCTATTCGGAAAGATTCGTTTGGCACCAGTCGCACAAAGTCCAGCATTAAAGAGGGCGGAAAAATTGGGTAAACCATCTTCATCAATCTGAGGTGTCATACCCCAGAACCAAAGATCTTTATTCACTATATTATTCAGCAATTGTGTCGGATCCAATAACATGATATAGTTGCTTCCGTTCAAGGCTTTGGATGCTAACTTCCAACGCATCAAGTCCTGCAAACGCTGATTCTCCATAGCAAACTCCATACGGCGCTCCATACGAACTATTTTACGCAGCTCAGCCTGGGTTCCAGTCTGAACAGCCGGATAGGAATCAGTCTGACTCGCGGTTACACCATAGGCACGAGCACGAACTTGATTTATGGCATTCAATACGGTATCGTCAATCTTATCCCGCTCAATCATAGCTTCTGCATACATCAGGAGGACATCAGCATAACGCATGATGGTATAATCCTGCTCAACCTTAAAACCATTCTCCATCCAAGAGGCGTCAATACCTTTCTTCCAAAGAAGACCTGTATAAGAGCTGTACTGGTTCACAATACGGGTATCCTGATTAGCCTGTGTCTTACCGGTAGTATAGTTCATAACAGTCTTGGCAACCGGGCTAGGGTCATACTCAAAGCCGCAATGTTCTGTATTGAATTCAACAATAGTCATGGCACAACGTGGGTCACGATTTTTAAAGGGATTGCGTGGGTCAAACAAAGGTGACTCATCAATAGGCAGTCCATCGGTACAAAGATAAGATGCGAACAAATCCCAAGATGGGTTATAAGAACCATAACCTCCTACATTACGAGGTAAACTGTTTTTCACAATCCAGGAATCCAATAGTATTTCATTCACAATGGAACGAGGAAGAACGAAAACCTTCTCGTCATTCAACTTGGTACTCTGCTTGAAAAGTTTAGCATAATCGGGTTCCAAAGAATAAATGCCTAAATCCATACAAGCTTTGGCCGCTTCTGCCGCAACCGTGTAATCACCCATGTACAAAGCAAAACGTGCCTTCATAGCCAAGGCTGCACCTTTGGTCGCATGAATAGGTTCACTGGCTCCATAGGTCACAGGCAAACCTTCTATTGCCTTATCAAAATCGGCATAAACAAGAGGAATCAGATCTGCTTTAGGCATGCGCCCCTGCTGCTCTGCTTCTGTAATAGTTTCTGTGTGATCCATATAAGGGACATCTCCATAGAAGAAAATCAAATCGGCATATTTGCACGCACGAGCGAAATAGGCTTCTCCTGCAAATCTTTTATAGACTGCATCTGTCACTTTTCCCTGAGCTTTCTGAATGTTCTCCAACATGGTGTTGGCACGTGCAATGAGTTTATAACTCTGCTGCCAGAGAGCATATACTTCGTATTGTTGTCCATTCAACGTTCCATCCAATACTGTACCATTACTTCCCGGATTACGGTTTACCAAACGGTAGGTGGTATTATCTGACCATTGCTCGGAAGAGCTCAAAGGTTCCTGCCAGTAACCGAGAATATAGAATTCGTTGGCGGCCAAAGTCAGTTCTGTTTCGGAAGTATACCAGGAATCCGTATTTCCCTCTGATTTTGGCACAAGATCCATGCTCTCACAAGCCGTAAGAGCCAGACAAAATCCTGCTAAAAATATCTTTGTTTTCATCTTATATCATTTTTAAAAGTTAACTTGTACACCTACAAGCAAAGAAGTTGTGATAGGATAAGAGGATGAACCCATTTCAGGGTCCCAACCTTTAGGGAAATTACTCAGGCAGAACAGGTCGGAACCGCTGACATAAAAACGGGTACGGTCAACTCCGGCGGCATTGGTCCATGCCTTGGGTAATGTATATCCCAATGTGATATTCTTCAGGCGGAAATAAGAGCCTTCGAACATCCAGAAATCTGATACAGCATAGTTGTTGTTCTTGGATATATTGGACAAACGAGGATAAATAAAGGCTCTATTTTCTTCATCGGTATTGAATGGACTCCAATATTTACCTTCCAAAATAGCGGGAATATTACCATAGTTATCGCGCAATGGCTGTATCATGGATGTGGACATATAGGCATTTTGCTTACCAATACCCTGGAAAGCAACATTCAAGTCAATTCCTTTGTATGACGCTGTAAGCGTTCCACCATATTGAAAACGAGGAAGGGAGTTGCGCAGAGGTACCCGATCGTATTCAGGAGAAATCTTTCCATCAGGGACACCATCAGGACCGCTGATATCACGATATTTCAAATCACCTATGGTAACTGTTGTACTGGTACGGGCTGAGTTGTTTACTTCTTCCTGAGTCTGATAGATACCATCGGAAACGTAACCATAGAACTCATTGAAAAGAACTCCCGCACGCTTGATTTTATCACCGCTGATAATATCCGCATTATTCAAATAATCAATCTTGGAAAGGAAATCGGAAAGATTCAAACCTATACCGTATCTGAATTCACCAATCTGATCATGCCAGCCCATTTCCAAATCAAATCCATGAGTTGACATCTTACCTGCATTGGTGTTCGGATTGTTGTATCCCATAGAATAAGGAATCTCAATGGCCAACAACATATCAGTTGTCTTCTTCCAATAATAATCAAAATGGAACTGCAAACGATTGTTGAAGAAATTGGCATCTAAACCGAGGTCGGTACTGGTAGTAGTTTCCCAGGTTATGTCTTCAACAGCCAAAACAGCCGGACGAGCAGTCTTATCAGAAACGACCGAACCATCTGCCATATAGAAGTAGGAGTTTCCGAATGACATCAGAGAAATATAGGGAAAGTAATTGCTACCAATACGCTCGTTGCCCAACATACCCCAAGAACCACGCAATTTCAAAAATGACAAGCAAGGCAAATGTACTTTCTTCATGAAAGGTTCTTCCGATACGACCCATCCTGCAGAAAATGAAGGAAAGGTACCCCAACGGTATTTCTTGGCAAAACGTGAACTTCCGTCATGACGTACATTGGCCTGGAAAAGATAACGATCAGCAAAAGAGTAGATAACACGACCGAAAAAAGAGTTGGAGGTATACTCTGAACCGGTACCACCATTATCCTTAAAGTCCTCAGGACCGATATTCAAATAAGGATAGTTGGTCAGTTCATACTGGTCACGAGCTGCGGTAAGGCTCTCGCTCTTCATACAATAGTTTTCAAAACCAGCCATCAGTGTCAGGTCATGCTTTCCAAAACTACGCATGTAGTTGGTCAACAACTGACTGGTTACATGCCAGTCGTCATTGCGGGTCTCAGACAACTTGTTGGTAGACCAAAGAGAGCCTGAATCAAAATAGCCTCCCATTACATCTGGATTTTCCGCCAAGGTGTAACCGCAAGCCATCCGGAACGTTTTGCTTTTCTGATAATTGACAAACGGAGAGATAACCGCTGAAAGGCTTAATCCTGTTATGGGTTTATAAGTCAAAGATCCTTTACCGGCAACCTGTGTGCTGTGGGCAACCGTGTTACCACCGTTGGTCAGAAGGCCATAAGGGTTGGAACCACTCTTACCGGATGCTAAGCGACCATCATCCCACAAAGCCGGATAGATAGCGGGCATCTTACGCATGCTGTCAAAGGGATCGTAAATCTTATCCTGATTTTTGGCATGACGAATGTTTACATCCAAAGATGCACTCAATTTGGGATTGATTGTGAAATCATTGTTTGAACGGAACATGTAACGTTGATAACGACATCCGTCATACAAACCACCCACTTCATCATAAGACAAGGTAGCTACTGACTTTACTGCTTTATTACCTCCTGATACAGACAGTGTATGCGTCATACGGGGTGCACTGGACTTCAGAATAAGTTTCTTCCAATCTGTAATAGGATAATTATTGGGGTCTGTTGCATTGTATTTTACCCAATTCTTGGTTTGGTCAGCTGTATAAACCTGAAAAAAGCCACCGGACGGATTGTCGTTATATTGAAGTTCATTGCTCATCTCCAAATAACGGGTCACACCAACCATGCTTGGCTGCTCAGTGGGAATCTCCCATCCAAATTCTGCATTGTATTTCAAATCAATCTTACCGGTATCATTTCCACGTTTGGTAGTTACTAAAATAACACCAGCAGCGGCTTTTGCTCCATAGATACTGGCAGCCGCTGCATCCTTCAATACAGAGATGCTCTCCACATCATTTGTATTGACATAATCCAGCGAGCTTTCCACACCGTCAACGATAACAAGGGGACTGGACTCACCCATAGTGGTGATGCCACGTACACGAATACTGCTGGCACCGGCACCTGGAGCAGAACTGTTTCGGGTGACCATCACACCTGAAAGAGAACCTTGAAGGGCATTGGATAGCATCGTACTGTGTTTGTTGACAAGCTCATCACCCTTTACAGCTGCTACAGCTCCTGTCAAATCTTTTCTCTTCACTGTACCATAACCAATCACAACGACTTCATTCAAAGTCTTGCTGTTTTCCTGCATCGCGATGGAATACTTATCCTTGGCATTAACCTTCACCGTTTGCTCCGAATACCCGATATAACTGATAAGAAGTTCAGAACCAACGGGTGCATTCAACTGAAACTTACCATCCATGTCGGTACTAGTGGCAACATTAGTGCCTTTTAACCGAATGGTGACTCCAATCATAGGCTCATCACTTTCATCTGTAATTACACCACTAATCTTATTCTGACCTTTTTTATCAACTTGCTGAGTTGTTGAGACTTTATCATTGACAAAAATCGATACCTGACGGGCTGATATCTGATATTTGAATCCTACTAGTTTGCAAACTTCAGCTAAGATGGAATCAACCGATTTTCCTTTCATATTAATGGAAACTTTTTCATTCAGTCGATTTTTTACTTGTTGATCATACACAAACACATACTTACTGTGCTTCTCAATGTAGTCAAAAACCTGTTTCACTGTTGAATCTTCGGCTTTTAGGATGTATACCCCACTCACCTCTGTCAACGAAACACTTGATGCACTTGCCATAGTAACGGGCACTGTCATCAGTCCCGCAAGACAAAATACCTTAGCACAGGTACTGGCTTTTCTTGCGAATGCTGTTCGATTCATAATAGTAAATTTAATGTTAGTTATAATAAGATTATTTAATTCTCAACGTTTCTACTTTCAACCAACCGGCTTGCTGCTGCTTCTTTGGTACAGCCATTTCCAAACCAGGTTCATTATTCTTCGTGGTATCTACCAAGCCTATCAACCAAGTGTAAGTCCCTTTTCCCAACCCTTTTAGATTAAACGTCGTAGAATATTGTCCATCATGACCGACTACCCAGGTAGAAAGGTCTGAATCTTCGACGACCTCTTTTTTTACCACTTTTCTATTTTTA
This genomic interval carries:
- a CDS encoding TonB-dependent receptor, yielding MNRTAFARKASTCAKVFCLAGLMTVPVTMASASSVSLTEVSGVYILKAEDSTVKQVFDYIEKHSKYVFVYDQQVKNRLNEKVSINMKGKSVDSILAEVCKLVGFKYQISARQVSIFVNDKVSTTQQVDKKGQNKISGVITDESDEPMIGVTIRLKGTNVATSTDMDGKFQLNAPVGSELLISYIGYSEQTVKVNAKDKYSIAMQENSKTLNEVVVIGYGTVKRKDLTGAVAAVKGDELVNKHSTMLSNALQGSLSGVMVTRNSSAPGAGASSIRVRGITTMGESSPLVIVDGVESSLDYVNTNDVESISVLKDAAAASIYGAKAAAGVILVTTKRGNDTGKIDLKYNAEFGWEIPTEQPSMVGVTRYLEMSNELQYNDNPSGGFFQVYTADQTKNWVKYNATDPNNYPITDWKKLILKSSAPRMTHTLSVSGGNKAVKSVATLSYDEVGGLYDGCRYQRYMFRSNNDFTINPKLSASLDVNIRHAKNQDKIYDPFDSMRKMPAIYPALWDDGRLASGKSGSNPYGLLTNGGNTVAHSTQVAGKGSLTYKPITGLSLSAVISPFVNYQKSKTFRMACGYTLAENPDVMGGYFDSGSLWSTNKLSETRNDDWHVTSQLLTNYMRSFGKHDLTLMAGFENYCMKSESLTAARDQYELTNYPYLNIGPEDFKDNGGTGSEYTSNSFFGRVIYSFADRYLFQANVRHDGSSRFAKKYRWGTFPSFSAGWVVSEEPFMKKVHLPCLSFLKLRGSWGMLGNERIGSNYFPYISLMSFGNSYFYMADGSVVSDKTARPAVLAVEDITWETTTSTDLGLDANFFNNRLQFHFDYYWKKTTDMLLAIEIPYSMGYNNPNTNAGKMSTHGFDLEMGWHDQIGEFRYGIGLNLSDFLSKIDYLNNADIISGDKIKRAGVLFNEFYGYVSDGIYQTQEEVNNSARTSTTVTIGDLKYRDISGPDGVPDGKISPEYDRVPLRNSLPRFQYGGTLTASYKGIDLNVAFQGIGKQNAYMSTSMIQPLRDNYGNIPAILEGKYWSPFNTDEENRAFIYPRLSNISKNNNYAVSDFWMFEGSYFRLKNITLGYTLPKAWTNAAGVDRTRFYVSGSDLFCLSNFPKGWDPEMGSSSYPITTSLLVGVQVNF